The following are encoded together in the Adhaeribacter arboris genome:
- a CDS encoding transmembrane 220 family protein — MTVAFLYATAVQYNDPDPYYWMPIYLIPATISMLIFFGRGNSLKPILLILALIYLAGTYYMWPAHWEGVALQHGMKTINIEEGRESLGLAIVGFTLIVYFLALNRHKRIIT, encoded by the coding sequence ATGACAGTAGCCTTCTTGTACGCTACGGCGGTTCAGTACAACGATCCGGATCCTTATTATTGGATGCCGATTTATCTTATTCCCGCAACTATATCGATGTTAATTTTCTTTGGACGAGGTAATAGCCTCAAACCCATACTTTTAATTTTAGCCCTGATATATCTGGCAGGAACGTATTACATGTGGCCGGCCCATTGGGAAGGGGTGGCTTTACAACACGGCATGAAAACGATAAACATTGAAGAAGGCCGTGAATCGTTGGGTTTGGCAATTGTGGGTTTTACCCTGATAGTTTATTTTCTGGCCTTAAACCGGCACAAGCGTATTATCACGTAA